A region of Neovison vison isolate M4711 chromosome 7, ASM_NN_V1, whole genome shotgun sequence DNA encodes the following proteins:
- the LOC122914460 gene encoding olfactory receptor 5M1 — protein sequence MSSQNRTTVTEFILLGLTDDPVLEKILFVVFLVVYLVTLAGNLCMIVLIRANSHLQTPMYFFLSHLSFVDICYSSNITPNMLHNFLSDQKTISYAGCFTQCLLFIALVITEFYILASMALDRYVAICSPLHYSTRMSKNICICLVTVSYACGYLNGLSQTLLTFHLSFCGSLEINHFYCADPPLLLLACSDTYVKKMAMLVVAGLTLSSSLFIIVLSYLFIIVAILRIRSAEGRRKAFSTCGSHLTTVTLFYGTLFCMYLRSPSEKSVEESKIFAVFYTFLSPMLNPLIYSLRNRDVIHAMQQIIKGNLFYKTVM from the exons ATGTCTTCTCAAAACCGCACTACTGTGACAGAATTCATTCTCTTGGGACTCACAGATGACCCAGTATTAGAGAAGATCCTGTTTGTGGTGTTTCTGGTGGTCTACCTAGTCACGCTGGCAGGGAATCTGTGTATGATCGTGCTGATCAGGGCCAACTCCCACCTCCAGACGcccatgtatttcttcctgaGCCACCTCTCCTTTGTAGACATTTGCTATTCCTCCAATATCACTCCCAATATGCTGCACAATTTCCTCTCAGACCAGAAAACCATCTCCTATGCCGGATGCTTCACaca a tgTCTTCTCTTCATAGCCCTGGTGATCACTGAGTTTTACATCCTTGCTTCAATGGCATTGgatcgctatgtggccatctgtagCCCTTTGCATTACAGTACCAGAATGTCTAAGAACATCTGCATCTGTCTAGTCACGGTCTCTTATGCTTGTGGTTACCTTAACGGACTCTCCCAGACCCTGCTGACTTTTCACTTGTCCTTCTGTGGCTCCCTTGAAATCAATCATTTCTACTGTGCAGATCCTCCTCTTCTACTGCTGGCCTGCTCTGACACCTATGTCAAGAAGATGGCGATGCTGGTAGTTGCCGGTTTGACTCTGTCAAGCTCTCTCTTCATCATTGTGCTGTCCTACCTGTTCATTATTGTAGCCATCTTGAGGATCCGttcagctgaaggcaggcgcaAGGCCTTTTCTACTTGTGGCTCCCACTTGACAACAGTCACCCTATTTTATGGAACCCTCTTCTGCATGTACTTAAGGAGTCCATCTGAGAAGTCCGTAGAGGAGTCCAAAATATTTGCagtcttttatacttttttgagCCCAATGTTAAACCCACTGATTTATAGTCTAAGGAACAGGGATGTGATCCATGCTATGCAGCAAATCATTAAGGGAAATCTCTTTTATAAAACTGTAATGTAG